From a single Lentisphaera profundi genomic region:
- a CDS encoding uroporphyrinogen-III synthase, giving the protein MRVLLTGFPDTNKKAKKTLEHYSGVALDFPLQKMKIIDGSIKLLGKSDWVIFTSPAAVRLYMQHLYPLNHFIKAACVGPATAGALEEDYGRACSLVPAKNYSAKALAEEIINNLSLFRAKKILFPCSRLAKDDLMRELSEVGLDVTRHNFYEPEQSQAGVLPHFDAVCFFSSSAVEAYFSLSDPADLALKKVSLIGESTAITFRQYSNADFLVANQPSAEEAVKVLFS; this is encoded by the coding sequence TTGCGAGTTTTATTAACTGGCTTTCCCGATACAAATAAAAAAGCGAAGAAAACTTTAGAGCATTATTCTGGAGTCGCTTTAGATTTTCCTCTGCAAAAAATGAAGATTATAGATGGGTCTATTAAGCTTTTGGGGAAAAGTGATTGGGTTATTTTTACCTCCCCGGCAGCAGTGCGTTTATATATGCAGCACCTCTATCCCCTTAACCACTTTATAAAAGCTGCCTGTGTAGGGCCTGCGACGGCAGGGGCTTTGGAGGAAGATTATGGAAGAGCTTGCTCTTTAGTCCCTGCAAAAAACTACTCGGCAAAAGCTCTGGCAGAAGAGATTATTAATAATTTGAGCTTGTTTAGGGCTAAAAAAATATTGTTTCCCTGTTCTCGTTTAGCAAAAGACGACTTAATGAGGGAACTGAGTGAAGTCGGCTTGGATGTGACGAGGCATAATTTTTATGAGCCAGAGCAAAGTCAAGCGGGGGTGCTGCCCCATTTTGATGCAGTGTGTTTCTTTAGTTCTTCGGCAGTCGAGGCGTATTTTTCTTTAAGTGACCCGGCCGATCTAGCTTTGAAGAAGGTTTCTCTTATAGGAGAATCTACGGCTATTACCTTTCGACAGTACTCAAATGCAGATTTCTTAGTAGCTAATCAGCCTAGTGCGGAAGAAGCTGTGAAAGTTTTATTTTCATAA
- the hemF gene encoding oxygen-dependent coproporphyrinogen oxidase — protein MSQVDFHQVTTYLQALQKNICKGIADFDGGKSFEFDRWDKNGEKGLNGFGISAVIKDGDVFEKGGVNFSCVEGLRLPASASAHRGEIANQPFKAAGVSLVLHPRNPYMPTTHANVRFFSAGEENPTWWFGGGYDLTPYYAFEEDCRHWHQTAKKACAPFGEEVYPRYKKWCDDYFYIKHRDEHRGIGGLFFDDLNEAGFDKSFEFMQAIGDSFLDAYLPIAEKRKDHPYGERERNFQIQRRGRYVEFNLVYDRGTLFGLQSGGRTEAILMSMPPMVSWDYCATYAEESEESRLTNYFLKPKDWV, from the coding sequence ATGTCACAGGTGGATTTTCATCAGGTTACCACTTACCTACAAGCCTTACAAAAAAATATTTGTAAAGGTATTGCTGATTTTGATGGTGGGAAATCATTTGAATTTGATCGTTGGGATAAAAATGGAGAAAAGGGCCTCAATGGCTTTGGCATTAGTGCGGTTATAAAAGATGGTGATGTATTTGAGAAGGGAGGAGTTAACTTTTCTTGTGTAGAAGGGCTTCGTTTACCCGCCTCAGCGTCAGCTCACAGAGGAGAAATTGCCAATCAGCCTTTTAAAGCGGCCGGGGTTTCTTTAGTTTTGCACCCACGTAATCCCTACATGCCGACAACTCATGCAAATGTAAGGTTTTTTAGTGCAGGTGAGGAAAATCCGACATGGTGGTTTGGAGGCGGTTATGATTTGACCCCCTACTATGCTTTTGAAGAAGATTGTCGTCATTGGCATCAAACGGCAAAAAAAGCTTGTGCCCCTTTTGGAGAAGAAGTTTATCCTCGTTATAAGAAATGGTGTGATGATTACTTCTATATTAAACATAGAGATGAACATCGTGGCATAGGGGGCTTATTTTTTGATGATCTAAACGAGGCGGGTTTTGATAAGTCTTTTGAGTTTATGCAGGCAATAGGCGATTCATTTTTAGATGCATACCTTCCCATAGCAGAAAAAAGAAAAGATCATCCCTATGGTGAACGTGAGCGTAATTTTCAGATTCAACGACGTGGGCGCTATGTAGAGTTTAATTTGGTTTATGATCGTGGAACTTTATTCGGTTTACAATCAGGAGGTCGGACAGAAGCTATTCTTATGTCAATGCCACCAATGGTAAGCTGGGATTATTGTGCAACTTATGCGGAAGAATCTGAAGAAAGTCGTCTTACTAATTATTTTTTAAAGCCGAAGGATTGGGTATAA
- a CDS encoding phosphoribosylformylglycinamidine synthase subunit PurQ, whose protein sequence is MSRVKALIITGLGLNCEKETAVAFEAAGATASKIHLNDLLNDPSKLNDYHILAFIGGFSFGDHLGSGTVLANRIKHGLRAELEQFIESGKLIIGICNGFQAMTRLGIVPSLKGLFNQEVALQHNDCGTFRDNWVTLKVEEESQCIFTKGIHVLPVPIRHGEGKFVAMDEETLNQLEEGGHVCLRYADPVSLEPTQEFPLNPNGAQNSIAGICDKSGRVFGLMPHPEAYISPFNHPHWTQQKINGTLPEEGLGMQIFRNAVHFAETELL, encoded by the coding sequence ATGAGCCGAGTTAAAGCATTAATAATTACTGGTCTTGGTCTGAATTGCGAAAAGGAAACTGCAGTAGCATTTGAGGCGGCAGGAGCAACGGCAAGTAAAATTCATTTAAATGATTTATTGAACGATCCAAGTAAGCTTAACGATTACCATATCCTGGCATTTATTGGAGGTTTCTCTTTTGGTGACCATTTGGGTTCAGGTACAGTGTTAGCCAATCGTATAAAGCATGGTTTACGTGCAGAACTTGAGCAGTTTATTGAGTCGGGAAAATTAATCATTGGCATATGCAATGGTTTTCAGGCCATGACTCGCTTAGGTATTGTGCCATCTTTGAAAGGCCTTTTTAATCAAGAAGTGGCATTGCAGCATAATGACTGTGGAACCTTTCGCGATAATTGGGTTACTTTAAAAGTTGAAGAGGAGTCGCAGTGTATTTTCACCAAAGGCATTCACGTTCTTCCTGTTCCAATTCGTCACGGAGAAGGTAAATTCGTTGCTATGGATGAAGAAACTTTGAATCAGTTAGAGGAGGGCGGTCATGTCTGCCTTCGTTATGCAGATCCAGTTTCTCTCGAGCCAACTCAAGAATTTCCTCTAAATCCTAATGGTGCTCAGAATAGTATTGCGGGTATTTGTGATAAGAGTGGACGTGTTTTTGGACTTATGCCTCATCCGGAAGCTTATATTTCACCATTTAATCACCCGCATTGGACTCAGCAAAAGATCAATGGAACTTTACCTGAAGAAGGTTTAGGGATGCAGATTTTCCGCAATGCGGTTCATTTTGCAGAGACTGAATTACTCTAA
- a CDS encoding AIR synthase-related protein, producing MIYRLEISPRTGMDDPAGHAIQRKAKSILSYDLAKVDTAEILTIDANVDRKAAEEVLKEIVNPVLQGGLIGAREDRNFDWFISIGFLAGVTDNVSRTAREAIRDIIGRPLTDDEKVYSSREYFVSSAKLKKSDLEHIAKDLLANVLIQSLTIMSFEDWKHNGSPINIPEFVVTDEPKVDFINIDVSDDELMEISNSKTLALQLDEMQAIRDYAINNNDPRREELGLKGKLTDAELECLAQSWSEHCSHKIFAADIEYTDGEGKVEKINSLYKSYIKKATFEIDEQVDWLVSVFHDNAGVITFNEKYDLAFKLETHNSPSALDPYGGAMTGIVGVNRDIMGTGTGAEMLVNVWGYCLGSPFVDEQEVPEGLHHPRRIRDGVHQGVIEGGNQSGIPYGLGWEYFDARYIGKPLVYCGTVGILPHKQHGKSASLKTIETGDVIVMVGGRIGKDGIHGATFSSEELHKDSPVAAVQIGDPITQKKAADFLYEARDADLYRFVTDNGAGGLSSSIGEMATECNGCYVDLAKAPLKYAGLQPWEIFVSEAQERMSFAVPTDKIEAFLALAEQRDVEAAVLGEFNDSGKCHLIYNDLTVAFLDLDFMHGGNPKLQLKAKWDAPVFEEIPEEFDSEISDDIHELLASLNLCSSEYKSRQYDHEVKALSVIKPFIGVEADVDSDATVFMAEPMTQEGFVLSCGIAPSYSDIDTYHMTASVIDMCLRRVVAVGGSIEKVAGLDNFCWPDPVESAKTPDGQYKLAQLVRSNQALYDYCKAFTLPCISGKDSMKNDSTRGGKKISIPPTLLFSVIAPMMDVSKSVTLSSKRAGDYVYIIGETFAELGGSQYASLKGYVGNNVPKVNAEEAKKIYKQIHKATDAELVHSLHAPVFGGLAAAFARKSIAGRLGMDIDINLIPSDDLSETEILFSESNSRLIATVAPDKAEQFEEQMKGLSFAKVGLVTLDDEVVIRQGKHIVAALNLENLVKSYKKTLDGV from the coding sequence ATGATTTATCGTTTGGAAATCAGTCCACGTACTGGAATGGATGACCCAGCAGGGCATGCTATTCAAAGAAAAGCAAAATCCATTCTCTCTTACGACTTAGCTAAGGTGGATACAGCAGAGATTTTAACTATTGATGCGAATGTTGATAGGAAAGCTGCCGAAGAAGTACTAAAAGAAATCGTCAATCCTGTGCTTCAAGGGGGCCTAATTGGCGCTCGTGAAGATAGAAATTTTGATTGGTTTATTTCGATAGGTTTTTTGGCTGGAGTAACAGACAATGTTTCTCGTACTGCACGTGAAGCTATTCGTGATATAATTGGCCGTCCACTTACGGATGATGAGAAAGTATATAGTTCAAGAGAATATTTTGTTAGTTCAGCAAAGCTCAAGAAATCAGATCTTGAGCACATTGCTAAAGACCTTTTAGCGAATGTACTTATCCAGAGTCTGACAATCATGTCATTTGAAGACTGGAAGCATAATGGTAGTCCCATCAATATTCCTGAGTTTGTTGTTACAGATGAGCCAAAAGTAGATTTCATCAACATTGATGTGAGTGATGATGAGTTGATGGAGATTTCTAACTCCAAGACTTTAGCTTTGCAGCTTGACGAGATGCAGGCGATTCGTGACTATGCGATTAATAATAATGATCCTCGACGCGAAGAATTAGGCCTTAAAGGTAAGTTAACTGATGCAGAGTTGGAATGTTTAGCACAGAGTTGGAGTGAGCATTGTTCGCATAAGATTTTTGCCGCTGATATTGAGTATACCGATGGTGAAGGAAAAGTCGAAAAGATTAATTCTCTCTATAAAAGCTACATCAAGAAAGCCACTTTCGAAATTGACGAACAAGTAGATTGGCTAGTTTCAGTCTTCCACGATAATGCAGGCGTTATTACTTTTAACGAAAAGTACGATTTAGCATTTAAATTAGAAACGCACAATAGTCCTTCAGCACTCGACCCATACGGCGGAGCGATGACAGGTATTGTTGGAGTTAATCGTGATATCATGGGCACAGGCACGGGAGCAGAGATGCTCGTGAATGTTTGGGGCTATTGTCTAGGTTCTCCTTTTGTTGATGAGCAAGAAGTTCCAGAAGGTCTTCATCATCCTCGCCGCATTCGTGATGGTGTTCATCAAGGAGTTATCGAAGGTGGCAATCAGTCTGGAATCCCTTATGGTCTAGGTTGGGAGTACTTCGATGCACGTTATATCGGTAAGCCATTAGTATACTGTGGAACAGTGGGGATTTTACCTCATAAGCAGCACGGTAAATCTGCGTCACTCAAAACAATCGAGACCGGCGATGTTATTGTCATGGTTGGTGGTCGTATTGGTAAAGATGGAATCCATGGTGCCACGTTCTCTTCAGAAGAGCTTCACAAAGATTCTCCAGTTGCAGCAGTTCAAATTGGCGATCCAATTACTCAGAAAAAAGCAGCTGACTTCCTTTATGAAGCTAGGGATGCTGACCTTTACCGCTTTGTAACGGATAATGGGGCAGGCGGTCTTTCTTCATCTATTGGTGAAATGGCCACAGAATGCAATGGTTGCTATGTTGATTTGGCAAAAGCACCATTGAAATATGCAGGCCTTCAACCTTGGGAGATTTTTGTTTCGGAAGCACAAGAGCGTATGAGTTTTGCTGTTCCTACAGATAAAATCGAAGCATTTTTAGCTCTTGCAGAACAGCGCGATGTAGAAGCGGCCGTCTTGGGTGAATTTAATGATTCAGGTAAGTGTCATCTAATTTATAATGATCTCACAGTGGCATTCCTTGATTTGGACTTTATGCATGGCGGTAATCCTAAGCTACAATTGAAAGCTAAATGGGATGCGCCAGTTTTTGAAGAAATCCCGGAAGAATTCGATAGTGAGATATCAGACGATATCCATGAATTACTTGCGAGTTTAAATCTTTGTTCCAGTGAATATAAATCTCGTCAATATGATCATGAAGTTAAAGCTCTCTCAGTCATCAAGCCTTTTATAGGTGTTGAAGCAGATGTAGATTCAGATGCGACAGTATTTATGGCTGAGCCCATGACGCAAGAAGGTTTTGTCCTCTCTTGTGGTATTGCCCCTTCTTATTCAGATATTGATACTTACCACATGACGGCGTCTGTTATAGATATGTGTCTTCGTCGTGTCGTCGCAGTTGGTGGTTCAATTGAGAAAGTCGCAGGTTTAGATAATTTCTGTTGGCCAGATCCTGTAGAGTCAGCAAAGACGCCAGATGGCCAGTATAAATTAGCTCAACTCGTACGTTCGAATCAAGCTCTTTATGATTATTGTAAAGCATTTACACTTCCGTGTATATCTGGTAAAGATTCAATGAAAAATGATAGTACTCGCGGTGGTAAAAAGATCTCTATTCCACCAACATTACTTTTCTCTGTTATTGCCCCTATGATGGATGTCTCCAAATCAGTGACGCTTTCTTCTAAGCGTGCAGGTGATTATGTCTACATAATTGGTGAAACTTTTGCAGAGTTGGGTGGATCGCAGTATGCATCACTCAAGGGTTATGTCGGTAATAATGTCCCAAAAGTTAATGCTGAAGAAGCGAAGAAGATTTATAAGCAAATTCACAAAGCAACAGATGCTGAATTAGTTCATTCTTTGCATGCACCTGTTTTTGGTGGTTTAGCGGCGGCATTCGCAAGGAAGTCTATAGCAGGCCGTTTAGGTATGGATATTGACATAAACTTAATCCCGTCAGATGATTTAAGTGAAACTGAGATATTATTCTCAGAATCAAATAGTCGTTTGATTGCGACGGTCGCACCTGATAAAGCAGAGCAATTTGAAGAGCAAATGAAAGGTTTGTCTTTCGCTAAAGTTGGTCTGGTTACTCTTGATGATGAAGTTGTGATTCGTCAGGGTAAGCACATTGTAGCGGCACTTAATTTAGAAAACTTAGTTAAGTCTTATAAAAAGACATTGGATGGAGTGTAA
- a CDS encoding Fur family transcriptional regulator: MAYEEILERFKSQLKIMSLKVTRERVIILEEVMKRKDHFDADQFAADLSVGGVKVSRATVYRTLDILHDMKIVHKTTLGHKHQHYENMVDRAHHDHLVCLKCDKVVEFLEPRIEELQEKVCQDHGFVIKDHSLQLFGICGDCTDDDAEGKN, encoded by the coding sequence ATGGCGTACGAAGAGATTTTAGAACGTTTCAAATCACAGCTTAAAATCATGAGCTTGAAAGTTACTCGTGAAAGAGTGATTATTCTAGAAGAAGTGATGAAGCGGAAGGACCATTTTGATGCCGATCAGTTTGCTGCAGACTTGAGTGTGGGTGGTGTCAAAGTTTCTCGTGCGACAGTGTATCGTACTTTGGATATTCTTCATGATATGAAGATTGTTCATAAAACAACTTTGGGGCACAAGCACCAGCATTATGAGAATATGGTAGATAGAGCACATCATGACCATTTAGTTTGTCTCAAATGTGATAAGGTTGTTGAATTTTTAGAACCAAGAATTGAAGAGCTTCAAGAGAAGGTCTGCCAAGATCATGGTTTTGTAATTAAAGATCATAGCTTACAGCTATTCGGAATTTGTGGCGATTGCACAGATGATGATGCTGAAGGTAAAAATTAA